Proteins encoded together in one Chryseobacterium taklimakanense window:
- the prmC gene encoding peptide chain release factor N(5)-glutamine methyltransferase: MTVSEFKNYFREQLSELYTPSESEELFYIFAKDILNKDKFEIRRLENLEPEISQQSAFYNHLLQLKLGKPYQQILGESEFFGLKFFVNEHVLIPRPETEEMLELAIGKISNLKSQTLNLKILDIGTGSGIIPIVLKKHFPNAEISAIDYSEKALEVARKNAEFHQTDINFIHQNYLENKLMATYDVIISNPPYIGIDEVHEISDSVKDFEPHSALFSPTSDALIFYRKIAEDAQKHLSENGMIFLEINQKLGKETLQLFKDFPESKLVKDLSGNDRFVFAANQSFKDLKSLKD, translated from the coding sequence ATGACAGTTTCAGAATTTAAAAACTATTTCAGGGAACAGCTTTCAGAACTTTATACGCCTTCCGAAAGCGAGGAACTGTTTTATATTTTTGCGAAAGATATTTTAAACAAAGATAAATTTGAAATCCGGCGCTTAGAAAATCTAGAACCCGAAATCAGCCAGCAATCGGCTTTTTATAACCATTTGCTCCAGTTGAAACTTGGCAAACCGTACCAGCAAATTTTAGGTGAATCCGAATTTTTTGGGCTGAAATTTTTCGTGAATGAGCATGTTTTGATTCCAAGACCAGAAACTGAAGAAATGCTGGAACTGGCGATTGGCAAGATCTCAAATCTCAAATCTCAAACCTTAAATCTTAAAATTCTGGATATTGGGACCGGAAGCGGAATTATCCCCATTGTTCTGAAAAAACATTTTCCCAACGCAGAAATTTCAGCGATTGATTATTCTGAAAAAGCCCTGGAAGTTGCACGAAAAAATGCGGAGTTCCATCAAACGGATATCAACTTCATTCACCAAAATTATTTGGAAAACAAATTGATGGCAACTTATGACGTCATCATCTCGAATCCACCTTATATCGGGATTGATGAAGTGCATGAAATCTCTGACTCGGTAAAGGATTTCGAACCACATTCAGCCCTCTTCTCACCTACTTCGGACGCACTTATTTTCTACCGAAAAATTGCGGAAGACGCCCAAAAACATCTCTCTGAAAACGGAATGATTTTCCTGGAAATTAATCAGAAACTGGGTAAAGAAACTTTGCAGTTATTCAAAGATTTTCCCGAAAGTAAACTGGTAAAAGATTTGTCGGGTAACGACCGGTTTGTTTTTGCCGCTAACCAATCCTTCAAGGATTTGAAATCCCTGAAGGATTAG
- the yaaA gene encoding peroxide stress protein YaaA — MKIVTSPAKLMNIENSTEFLKPTTPKFINEAELIQSYLKEKSPKYLSELMEISAKLADENWERNQNWKSNPKPNESAPALFAFTGEVYRGLDAKSLNKEAVDYLQKNYRMLSGLYGLLRPSDKVMLYRLEMGRNFEFEHYKNLYEFWKEKITSQLNSELKANDLVLNLASAEYFKVIDKKKLKAPVIDFDFYEMKSGKPKTIVVYTKHARGLMVRYCAENNAKTLSDVKAFNLEGYRIDEDLSSDKKLVFTR; from the coding sequence ATGAAGATCGTTACATCTCCCGCAAAATTGATGAACATTGAAAATTCTACAGAATTTCTGAAACCTACAACTCCGAAATTCATAAATGAAGCGGAACTGATACAGTCTTATCTCAAAGAAAAATCCCCGAAATATTTATCGGAATTAATGGAAATCTCGGCAAAACTGGCAGATGAAAACTGGGAACGGAACCAGAACTGGAAATCAAATCCCAAACCCAACGAAAGTGCTCCGGCACTTTTTGCGTTTACCGGAGAAGTTTACAGAGGTTTGGATGCTAAATCACTGAATAAGGAAGCGGTGGATTACCTTCAGAAAAACTACCGGATGCTTTCGGGGCTTTACGGCTTGCTGAGACCGTCTGATAAAGTGATGCTTTACCGCCTGGAAATGGGACGGAATTTTGAGTTTGAGCACTACAAAAACCTGTACGAATTCTGGAAAGAAAAAATCACCTCCCAACTCAACAGCGAACTGAAAGCCAATGATCTGGTTTTGAATTTAGCCAGTGCAGAATATTTTAAAGTCATCGACAAAAAGAAACTGAAAGCTCCCGTAATCGATTTTGATTTCTATGAAATGAAAAGCGGAAAACCCAAAACCATCGTGGTTTACACCAAACACGCGAGAGGTTTGATGGTAAGGTACTGCGCAGAAAACAATGCAAAAACCTTAAGCGATGTAAAGGCTTTTAACCTGGAAGGTTACCGGATTGACGAAGACTTATCTAGCGATAAAAAATTGGTTTTTACACGCTAA
- a CDS encoding L-threonylcarbamoyladenylate synthase, which yields MAKILKIYPENPQENLINEVVKTLENGGLIIYPSDTVYALGCDINNIKAMEKLAQIKKIRLDKAQFSIMCNDLSHLSAFTKPINTAVFRLLKNHVPGPFTFILEANKNLPLAYKGNKTIGIRVPDHPIPQLIVEKLGHPIASTSIKDDDEVIEYTTDPELIVEKYDHLVDIVIDSGYGDNLASTIVDVTSGEPEIIREGKGVL from the coding sequence ATGGCAAAAATTCTGAAAATTTATCCTGAAAATCCGCAGGAAAATCTTATTAATGAGGTGGTTAAAACCCTCGAAAACGGAGGGCTTATCATCTACCCTTCCGATACGGTTTATGCTTTGGGCTGCGATATCAACAACATCAAGGCGATGGAAAAACTTGCCCAGATCAAAAAAATAAGGTTGGACAAGGCACAGTTTTCTATTATGTGTAATGACCTGAGCCACCTTTCTGCATTTACAAAGCCGATTAATACGGCAGTTTTCAGACTGTTAAAAAATCATGTCCCAGGGCCGTTTACATTTATTCTGGAGGCCAACAAAAACCTGCCACTTGCCTATAAAGGGAACAAAACCATCGGAATCCGTGTGCCCGACCATCCGATTCCCCAACTGATTGTTGAAAAATTAGGGCATCCAATTGCCTCTACTTCAATAAAAGATGATGATGAAGTGATTGAATACACCACGGATCCGGAACTCATTGTCGAAAAATATGACCATTTGGTTGATATCGTTATCGATTCCGGTTACGGCGACAATCTGGCTTCAACAATCGTTGATGTTACTTCCGGTGAGCCTGAAATCATTCGCGAAGGAAAAGGTGTGCTGTAG
- a CDS encoding class I SAM-dependent methyltransferase, with product MTDLPGKAIHDYHYRKKRHKLFVHDMFGPKVEMPVSYYFRNYNKMPELEQKALELCEGKILDIGAAAGSHALELQNRGFDITALEISPNACEVINDRGLNQVVCEDIFNFKNEKFDTLLLLMNGIGISSTVSGFKNFLKKSESLLTPGGRIIFDSCDISYMYEDVEMPENHYYGEVKCRYEYAQELTDWFQWLYLDQNTMRKIATEENWYSEIVFEDENNQYLAVLKKNS from the coding sequence ATGACCGATCTTCCCGGCAAAGCCATCCACGATTATCATTATAGAAAAAAACGGCATAAACTTTTTGTTCACGATATGTTCGGGCCTAAAGTGGAAATGCCGGTGTCCTACTATTTCAGGAATTACAACAAAATGCCGGAACTTGAGCAAAAAGCGCTCGAACTTTGTGAGGGAAAAATACTGGATATCGGTGCTGCAGCCGGTTCTCACGCTTTGGAACTTCAAAACAGGGGATTTGACATTACGGCTTTGGAAATTTCTCCCAATGCCTGTGAAGTCATTAATGACAGAGGTCTAAACCAGGTGGTTTGTGAAGACATTTTCAATTTTAAAAATGAAAAATTCGATACGTTATTGTTGCTGATGAATGGCATCGGAATTTCTTCTACAGTTTCAGGCTTTAAAAATTTTCTTAAAAAATCTGAGAGTTTGCTCACGCCGGGTGGACGAATCATTTTCGATTCCTGCGACATTTCTTATATGTATGAAGATGTTGAAATGCCTGAAAATCATTATTACGGTGAAGTGAAATGCCGCTATGAATATGCGCAGGAACTTACGGACTGGTTCCAATGGCTTTATTTGGATCAGAATACCATGAGAAAAATCGCAACTGAAGAAAACTGGTATTCCGAAATTGTCTTTGAGGATGAAAATAACCAGTATCTGGCAGTTCTAAAAAAGAATTCCTAG
- a CDS encoding BlaI/MecI/CopY family transcriptional regulator, whose product MKIPQLTKAEEQVMQHLWNVGRGFLKDILDQFSEPKPHTNTVSTILKVLKEKNFVDYEVHGRQHQYFPLVSKEQYSGKSIKSLVKNYFSGSYTNAVSFLVEKNEMSLEDLEMLLNELKNKD is encoded by the coding sequence ATGAAAATTCCACAACTTACAAAAGCAGAAGAACAGGTGATGCAGCATCTGTGGAACGTCGGAAGAGGTTTTCTTAAGGACATTCTGGACCAGTTTTCGGAACCGAAACCGCACACCAATACCGTTTCCACGATTCTGAAAGTTTTGAAAGAAAAAAACTTTGTGGATTACGAGGTCCACGGGCGGCAACACCAGTATTTTCCTCTCGTTTCCAAAGAACAGTACAGCGGAAAATCCATTAAAAGTCTGGTAAAGAATTATTTTTCCGGTTCCTATACCAACGCCGTTTCTTTCCTGGTAGAGAAAAATGAAATGAGCTTGGAAGACCTGGAAATGCTTCTGAACGAACTCAAAAACAAAGACTGA
- a CDS encoding M56 family metallopeptidase, with amino-acid sequence MEALILYLGKMILCSALMFGYYHLALRNRTFHHYNRFYLLSAVLVSILLPLLKVSYFTMEMSSDIYRLFAKFNSTNPIKTNNDDFLYYRLIIVAFGLVSLFILGRFMLGILKINKFKKQFPKEEAEGISFYQTNLENAPFSFFKNLFWKNSILINSDLGRQILKHEMVHIEQKHTHDKIFMELATGIFWFNPVFWFIKKEINLIHEYLADKKAVKHMDTKAFAQMLLASHFSGTVIPATNPFLNSNLKKRLKMLQKPKTKFGYAHRILALPLVFTLAFVYAVNAKNKEIEKTNKEIEARLSETRNDTIKKSITAKLVEINDSERSDYNAAKNASEQALFIIGAKEVSKSEFLDFVEKNKFNRDMVTSYLTYSPGNTGDKLFGERGDLGVYRAQLFSAAESERGEYRKLIEKYNPDWSNNPSLKNEVKKSETAMEGAGTILQLGSEKDAKENIAIAEQVKRDAAQAVKDAKAAAKEAENAAKERSNAIKESEKARKEAVKASLESKKAAEESAKAAVAKRSDNAERMTFLKGDKNYIVLAPKESQKKPKVFLNGVEYNGDWNDISPQNIESINVKKETANGEIWIYTKDSPVKFNNEPHSLTFKEGVYDRIYINGKLSTAKELNSLMSDQIKGVNIDKKNTDGKRFNVIKITTK; translated from the coding sequence ATGGAAGCTCTGATTTTATATTTGGGAAAGATGATCCTGTGTTCGGCGCTGATGTTTGGCTACTATCATCTTGCGTTGCGGAACCGCACGTTTCACCACTACAACCGTTTTTATCTCTTGTCGGCGGTTTTAGTCAGTATTTTGCTGCCGCTGCTGAAGGTTTCTTATTTTACGATGGAAATGAGCAGCGATATTTACAGGCTTTTTGCAAAATTTAATTCTACAAATCCTATAAAAACTAATAATGATGATTTCCTTTATTATAGACTTATTATTGTCGCTTTTGGATTGGTTTCTCTCTTTATTTTAGGGCGTTTCATGCTTGGAATTTTAAAAATCAACAAATTCAAAAAGCAGTTCCCAAAAGAAGAAGCAGAAGGAATTTCTTTCTACCAAACCAATCTTGAAAATGCACCATTTTCCTTCTTTAAAAATTTATTCTGGAAGAATTCAATCCTCATCAATTCAGATTTGGGACGCCAGATTCTGAAGCATGAAATGGTGCACATAGAGCAAAAACACACGCACGACAAGATTTTTATGGAACTGGCGACCGGGATTTTCTGGTTCAATCCGGTGTTTTGGTTCATCAAAAAAGAAATCAACCTGATACACGAATACCTGGCTGATAAAAAAGCCGTGAAACATATGGATACAAAGGCATTTGCGCAGATGCTTTTGGCGAGTCACTTTTCCGGAACGGTGATTCCCGCAACCAATCCATTTTTAAATTCAAACCTCAAAAAAAGATTAAAAATGTTACAGAAACCCAAAACTAAATTTGGTTATGCGCACAGGATCTTAGCATTGCCGCTCGTTTTTACCCTTGCATTTGTGTATGCGGTGAACGCGAAGAATAAAGAGATTGAGAAAACGAATAAAGAGATTGAAGCTCGACTGTCTGAAACTAGAAATGATACCATAAAGAAAAGCATAACGGCTAAGTTGGTTGAAATAAACGATAGCGAAAGATCAGATTATAACGCCGCAAAAAATGCATCTGAGCAGGCGCTTTTTATAATCGGAGCAAAGGAAGTTTCAAAATCAGAATTTCTGGATTTTGTTGAAAAAAATAAATTTAATCGAGATATGGTAACTTCTTACCTGACTTATTCTCCAGGCAATACAGGTGATAAGCTATTTGGGGAAAGGGGAGATTTGGGCGTTTACAGGGCGCAGCTTTTTTCTGCGGCTGAAAGCGAAAGAGGTGAATACCGTAAACTTATTGAAAAATATAATCCGGATTGGTCAAATAATCCAAGTTTGAAAAATGAAGTAAAAAAATCGGAAACAGCGATGGAAGGAGCTGGCACTATACTTCAACTTGGATCTGAAAAAGATGCAAAAGAAAACATTGCAATAGCGGAGCAAGTAAAAAGAGACGCAGCTCAGGCTGTAAAAGATGCAAAAGCCGCTGCTAAGGAAGCAGAAAATGCAGCAAAAGAAAGATCAAACGCCATTAAAGAATCCGAAAAAGCGCGTAAAGAAGCTGTAAAAGCATCTTTAGAATCAAAAAAAGCCGCAGAAGAAAGCGCTAAAGCTGCAGTAGCAAAGAGGAGTGATAATGCAGAACGCATGACTTTTTTGAAAGGAGATAAAAATTATATTGTCCTCGCACCAAAAGAATCGCAAAAAAAACCAAAAGTGTTCCTTAATGGAGTGGAATATAATGGGGACTGGAATGATATTTCTCCTCAAAATATTGAAAGCATCAATGTGAAAAAAGAAACTGCAAATGGCGAAATTTGGATTTATACCAAAGATTCTCCTGTAAAGTTTAACAATGAACCGCACAGTTTGACTTTTAAAGAAGGTGTTTACGATAGAATCTATATAAACGGGAAATTATCTACTGCTAAAGAACTGAACAGTTTGATGTCCGACCAAATAAAAGGAGTAAACATTGACAAGAAGAATACCGACGGTAAAAGGTTTAACGTCATCAAAATCACAACTAAATAA
- a CDS encoding GLPGLI family protein — protein MKNLIPIFLLISAVIFAQNQRFIYEYKFQSDSTNAESAKTEMMFLDVTPQSSRYYSYDTYKQDSIRYADFEKQIRTTGAMKVVTTTVQKGFVRYSVSKTYPDFKTYLHTRVGPDTYKVFDQTPMNWKIENEKQKIGEFDAQKATTFYQGRKWTAWFAPEIPLQDGPYKFQGLPGLIVKVYNDNQTHVMELKAVKKNDNPVDFTKGSLTFSNKEMEVDYKTFAKLYKENRNDPGKSMRQMMSSGQIRDVRDANGNPLDMAKMVRDMERNAVERNKKDNNQIDLSLLK, from the coding sequence ATGAAAAATCTCATCCCAATTTTCCTTTTAATCTCAGCAGTAATTTTTGCTCAGAACCAAAGATTTATCTACGAATATAAATTTCAGAGTGATTCTACCAACGCGGAAAGCGCCAAAACTGAAATGATGTTTCTGGATGTTACGCCGCAGTCCTCGCGCTATTACAGCTACGATACTTATAAGCAGGATTCCATCCGTTATGCGGATTTCGAAAAGCAAATCCGGACAACCGGAGCCATGAAAGTGGTTACAACGACAGTGCAAAAAGGTTTTGTGCGCTACTCGGTTTCAAAGACTTATCCGGATTTTAAAACCTACCTTCATACCAGAGTCGGTCCTGATACTTACAAAGTTTTTGATCAGACCCCAATGAACTGGAAAATAGAAAATGAAAAGCAAAAAATTGGTGAATTTGATGCCCAGAAAGCCACAACTTTTTATCAGGGCAGGAAATGGACGGCCTGGTTCGCACCCGAAATTCCTCTTCAGGACGGCCCTTACAAATTTCAAGGATTGCCGGGTTTGATCGTTAAAGTTTATAACGATAACCAAACCCACGTGATGGAACTGAAAGCCGTGAAAAAGAATGACAATCCTGTAGATTTTACTAAAGGTTCACTCACTTTCAGCAACAAGGAGATGGAGGTCGATTATAAAACTTTTGCCAAACTGTATAAGGAAAACCGGAATGACCCCGGCAAATCAATGCGGCAGATGATGTCGTCCGGGCAAATCCGTGATGTCCGCGATGCCAACGGAAATCCACTTGATATGGCTAAAATGGTTCGCGACATGGAAAGAAACGCTGTCGAACGCAACAAAAAAGATAACAACCAGATAGATTTGTCACTGCTAAAATAA
- a CDS encoding IS3 family transposase (programmed frameshift) → MGKSKYSVDFKLKAIKRYHKGDIGTDELGKRIGVCGSLVRKWIKFYELYGVSGLVRLSNRHYTKDFKLKILSVIEKENLSLKEASRRFNIPAESSILSWQRNYKKNGILGLENRPRGRPKTMSNYKRKKKKTGKPLTREEELLERIYYLEAENAILKKFRRLNSGKEKSKAIEELRQDFDLAVLLHCTSMARSSFYYYQKRFQMKDKYAEIKEMIKQIYHRHKGRLGYRRITLLLKEKGILINHKTVLRLMKILGLKSIIRVKKYKSYKGEQGKIAPNVLQRNFKSDTPNQKWATDVTEFNVSGNKLYLSPIIDLFNGEIVSFDLSERPVFSQIIRMLKKSFRKVKSTQNIILHSDQGWQYQMKHYQNLLKEKGIIQSMSRKGNCLDNAVIENFFGTIKSEMFYTRKFGSIQELKMEIVKYIHYYNNDRIRLNLKGKSPVQYRTLSFENIV, encoded by the exons ATGGGGAAAAGTAAATATTCAGTAGACTTTAAATTAAAAGCTATAAAGAGATATCACAAAGGTGACATTGGAACAGACGAATTAGGAAAACGCATTGGAGTTTGTGGTTCATTGGTTCGTAAATGGATAAAATTTTATGAACTTTATGGAGTTTCAGGACTTGTTCGGCTTTCCAATAGGCATTACACAAAAGATTTTAAATTAAAGATTTTATCAGTAATTGAGAAAGAGAATTTAAGTTTAAAAGAGGCGTCGAGAAGGTTTAATATTCCTGCGGAGTCCAGTATTCTTAGTTGGCAGCGTAATTACAAAAAAAATGGTATTTTAGGTTTAGAAAACAGACCCAGGGGAAGACCTAAAACCATGAGTAATTACAAGCGAAAAAAAAAGAAAACAGGCAAACCCTTAACAAGGGAGGAAGAACTGTTGGAGAGGATTTATTATTTAGAAGCCGAGAACGCCATTTTAAAAAAGT TTAGACGCCTTAATTCAGGAAAGGAAAAATCCAAAGCCATCGAAGAGTTAAGGCAGGACTTTGATTTAGCAGTACTGCTGCATTGTACATCGATGGCAAGAAGCAGTTTTTATTACTATCAAAAACGCTTTCAAATGAAAGATAAATATGCGGAAATAAAAGAAATGATTAAGCAGATTTATCATCGTCACAAAGGAAGGTTGGGCTATAGAAGAATTACTTTGCTTTTGAAAGAAAAAGGAATTTTGATTAATCACAAAACTGTTTTACGACTTATGAAAATATTAGGTTTAAAGAGTATTATTCGAGTGAAGAAATATAAATCTTACAAGGGAGAGCAAGGGAAAATTGCGCCCAATGTTCTACAGAGGAATTTCAAATCGGACACTCCTAATCAGAAATGGGCAACTGATGTTACAGAGTTTAATGTATCGGGTAATAAACTTTACCTATCTCCAATCATCGATTTATTTAATGGTGAAATTGTCAGTTTTGACCTATCTGAAAGACCTGTGTTTAGCCAAATCATCAGGATGCTAAAGAAATCATTCAGAAAAGTAAAATCTACACAAAACATCATTCTACATTCTGATCAAGGTTGGCAGTATCAAATGAAACATTACCAAAACTTGTTAAAAGAAAAAGGTATTATTCAAAGTATGTCCAGAAAAGGAAACTGTTTGGACAATGCGGTGATAGAAAACTTTTTTGGAACAATAAAATCAGAAATGTTTTATACCAGAAAGTTTGGTTCCATTCAGGAACTTAAGATGGAAATAGTGAAGTACATTCACTATTACAACAATGATAGAATAAGACTCAATCTCAAAGGAAAGAGTCCGGTACAGTACCGAACTCTTTCCTTTGAGAATATTGTTTAA
- a CDS encoding GLPGLI family protein: MKIFHLIILLFTANLFAQNQRFIYEYKFVQDSTNRQDVKSELLVLDLNKSASKFYSYEKYRADSVMYAELKKQVAVQANNILVNNTYKGNIRYLVEKSYPDFKTFIYNYIAGDDYKISDDRKMNWKILPATETIGTFKTQKAETEMYGRKWTAWFTTDVPVHDGPYKFHGLPGLIVKIQDKTESHIFELKGVRKDVAPTDTTHKRTEKPVEITQAQYKKLFWENRKDPAKSLRLMISENPTFKVMKNGVEVSGEQMIREREKTAKENQKKFNNALELDLLKE, from the coding sequence ATGAAAATCTTTCACCTGATTATTTTACTTTTTACTGCAAACCTTTTTGCACAAAACCAGCGCTTCATCTACGAATACAAATTCGTTCAGGATTCCACAAACCGTCAGGATGTAAAATCTGAACTGCTTGTGTTGGACCTCAATAAATCAGCCTCAAAATTCTACAGTTACGAAAAATACAGAGCGGATTCGGTAATGTACGCTGAACTGAAAAAACAGGTTGCAGTACAAGCCAATAACATTTTGGTAAACAACACTTACAAAGGAAACATAAGGTACTTGGTTGAAAAATCTTACCCGGATTTCAAGACTTTCATTTATAATTATATCGCCGGAGATGATTATAAAATTTCAGACGACCGCAAAATGAACTGGAAAATCCTACCCGCAACAGAAACTATAGGAACTTTCAAGACTCAAAAAGCAGAAACCGAAATGTATGGCCGAAAATGGACGGCCTGGTTTACCACCGACGTTCCCGTGCACGACGGGCCGTACAAATTCCACGGATTGCCGGGCCTGATCGTGAAAATTCAGGATAAAACAGAATCGCATATTTTCGAATTAAAAGGTGTGCGCAAGGATGTCGCCCCAACCGATACTACACATAAGCGCACCGAAAAACCCGTGGAAATCACTCAGGCTCAGTACAAAAAACTCTTTTGGGAAAACCGCAAAGATCCCGCAAAATCGCTGCGTTTGATGATCAGTGAAAATCCAACCTTTAAAGTGATGAAAAACGGCGTAGAAGTTTCAGGCGAACAAATGATTCGTGAGCGCGAAAAAACCGCTAAAGAAAACCAAAAAAAATTCAATAATGCGCTGGAGCTCGATTTACTGAAAGAATAA
- a CDS encoding GLPGLI family protein: MMKKIIIFLFIYVLYSPQNQRFLYDSKSYGKSEVFALDVGISGSRFHSFENHKIDSLKNLEAERQFKEQGYFFISNKELDNIVFTKNYITKTYPDFQTDLFTKLGLYNYKVTDNRQINWQISPETSVIAGYEVQKAETEMYGRKWTAWFAPKIMIQDGPYKFHGLPGLIVKITDESENFDYQLFAVKDLKSAPDYSRSEHRPKEGKILAVDYPTYKKLFNENLQDPQKFLFPANAASNKSLTETRKDKNGKQVQKTVSKEEFNEKMQMILKNKSQKILEKDLLQ; the protein is encoded by the coding sequence ATGATGAAAAAAATTATAATTTTCCTTTTTATTTACGTTTTGTACTCACCTCAGAATCAGCGGTTTTTGTACGATTCCAAATCTTATGGAAAATCCGAAGTCTTTGCTCTTGATGTAGGTATTTCAGGTTCAAGATTTCACAGTTTTGAAAATCACAAAATTGATTCTTTAAAAAACCTTGAAGCCGAAAGGCAGTTTAAGGAACAGGGTTATTTTTTCATTAGTAACAAGGAGTTAGATAATATTGTTTTTACAAAAAATTACATCACCAAGACATATCCGGACTTTCAGACCGATCTGTTTACAAAGCTTGGGCTTTACAATTATAAAGTCACCGATAATCGTCAGATCAATTGGCAGATTTCTCCAGAAACTTCGGTAATTGCAGGCTACGAAGTACAAAAAGCAGAAACCGAAATGTATGGCAGGAAATGGACAGCCTGGTTTGCACCAAAGATTATGATTCAGGATGGACCTTATAAATTCCACGGGCTTCCCGGGCTGATCGTAAAGATAACAGATGAATCTGAAAATTTCGACTATCAGCTTTTTGCAGTTAAAGATTTAAAATCCGCCCCCGACTACTCACGTAGTGAACATCGGCCAAAAGAAGGAAAAATATTAGCTGTGGACTATCCAACGTATAAAAAGCTCTTTAATGAAAACCTTCAGGATCCACAAAAGTTCTTGTTTCCTGCAAATGCTGCCTCAAATAAATCACTTACTGAAACCAGAAAAGACAAAAACGGAAAACAAGTCCAAAAAACGGTAAGTAAAGAAGAATTTAATGAAAAGATGCAGATGATTTTAAAGAATAAATCCCAAAAAATCCTCGAAAAAGACTTGCTTCAATAA
- the fsa gene encoding fructose-6-phosphate aldolase gives MKFFIDTANLDQIREAQNLGILDGVTTNPSLMAKEGISGTEAINNHYKTICEIVDGDISAEVLSTTYDEMIREGEELAAIHPNIVVKIPMIKDGVRALKYFSDKGIKTNCTLIFSAGQALLAAKAGATYVSPFLGRLDDISVDGLNLIDEIRTIYDNYGFNTQILAASIRHSMHIIDCAKIGADVITSPLAPILSLLNHPLTDKGLAQFVEDSKKLS, from the coding sequence ATGAAATTTTTTATCGACACGGCAAACCTTGACCAGATCAGAGAGGCGCAGAATCTGGGCATCCTGGACGGCGTAACCACGAACCCATCGCTGATGGCGAAAGAGGGAATCAGCGGTACCGAAGCTATAAACAACCATTACAAAACGATTTGTGAGATTGTGGACGGTGATATTTCTGCAGAAGTTTTGAGTACGACTTATGATGAAATGATCAGGGAAGGCGAAGAACTGGCTGCCATACATCCCAATATCGTGGTGAAAATTCCCATGATTAAAGACGGCGTGAGAGCTTTGAAATATTTTTCTGACAAAGGCATCAAAACCAACTGTACGCTGATTTTCTCTGCCGGACAGGCGCTTTTGGCAGCGAAAGCAGGTGCGACGTATGTGTCACCGTTTTTGGGAAGGCTGGATGATATTTCGGTTGACGGACTGAACCTGATTGATGAAATACGCACAATTTATGATAATTACGGTTTTAACACGCAGATTTTAGCGGCTTCAATAAGACATTCGATGCACATTATCGACTGTGCGAAAATTGGTGCAGATGTGATCACTTCACCATTGGCTCCGATTTTGTCTCTGCTGAACCACCCGCTGACCGATAAAGGTCTGGCGCAGTTTGTAGAGGATTCTAAGAAGCTGTCTTAA